In Vulpes lagopus strain Blue_001 chromosome 1, ASM1834538v1, whole genome shotgun sequence, a genomic segment contains:
- the LOC121496765 gene encoding LOW QUALITY PROTEIN: serine/threonine-protein kinase 38-like (The sequence of the model RefSeq protein was modified relative to this genomic sequence to represent the inferred CDS: inserted 2 bases in 1 codon) — MAMTGSTPCSSMSNHTKERVTMTKVTLENFYSNLIAQHEERGMRQKKLEKVMEEGGLKDEEKRLRRSAHAGKETESLRLKRTRLGLEDFESLKVIGRGAFGEVRLVQKKDTGCVYAMKILCKADMLEKEQVGHIRAERDILGEADSLWVVKMFYSFQDKLNLYLIMEFLPGGDMMTLLMKKDTLTXTQFYIAETVLAIGSIHQLGFIHRDIKPDNLLLDSKGRVKLSDFGLCTGLKKAHRTEFYRNLNHSLPSDFTFQNMNSKRKAETWKRNRCQLAFSTVGTPDYIAPEVFMQTRYNKLCDWWSLGVIMYEMLIGYPPFCSETPQETYKKVMNWKGTLTFPPEVPISEKAKDLILRFCSEWEHRIGAPGVEEIKSNSFFEGVDWEHIRERPAAISIEIKSIDDTSNFDEFPESDILKPTVATRNHPETDYKNKDWVFMNYTYKRFEGLTARGAIPSYMKAAK; from the exons ATGGCAATGACAGGCTCAACACCTTGTTCCTCTATGAGTAATCACACAAAGGAAAGAGTGACCATGACCAAAGTGACACTGGAGAATTTTTATAGCAACCTTATCGCTCAACATGAAGAACGAGGAATGAGacaaaagaagttagaaaaagtgATGGAAGAAGGAGGCCTAAAAGATGAAGAGAAGCGACTGAGGAGATCCGCGCATGCTGGGAAGGAAACAGAGTCTCTTCGTTTGAAGAGAACAAGACTTGGATTGGAAGATTTTGAGTCCTTAAAAGTGATAGGCAGAGGAGCATTTGGTGAGGTGCGGCTTGTTCAGAAGAAAGATACAGGGTGTGTGTATgcaatgaaaatactctgtaaaGCAGATATGCTTGAAAAAGAGCAGGTTGGCCACATTCGTGCGGAACGTGACATTCTAGGGGAGGCAGACAGTTTGTGGGTTGtgaaaatgttctatagttttcaggatAAGCTAAACCTCTACCTAATCATGGAGTTCCTGCCTGGAGGGGACATGATGACCCTATTAATGAAAAAAGATACCCTGAC AACTCAGTTTTATATAGCAGAAACAGTATTAGCCATAGGCTCCATTCACCAACTTGGATTCATCCACAGAGACATCAAGCCAGACAACCTTCTCCTGGACAGCAAGGGCCGCGTGAAGCTTTCTGACTTCGGCCTTTGCACAGGACTGAAGAAAGCACATAGGACAGAATTTTATAGGAATCTGAACCACAGCCTCCCCAGTGATTTCACTTTCCAGAACATGAATTccaaaaggaaagcagaaaccTGGAAAAGAAATAGATGTCAGCTAGCCTTCTCCACAGTAGGCACTCCCGACTACATTGCTCCTGAGGTGTTCATGCAGACCAGGTACAACAAGCTCTGTGATTGGTGGTCACTTGGGGTGATCATGTATGAGATGCTCATCGGGTACCCACCATTCTGTTCTGAGACCCCCCAAGAGACCTATAAGAAGGTGATGAACTGGAAAGGAACTCTGACTTTTCCTCCAGAAGTTCCTATCTCTGAGAAAGCCAAGGACCTTATTTTGAGATTCTGCTCTGAGTGGGAACATAGAATTGGAGCCCCTGGAGTTGAGGAAAtcaaaagtaattctttttttgaaGGCGTTGACTGGGAACATATCAGAGAGAGACCTGCTGCAATATCTATTGAAATCAAAAGCATTGATGATACCTCAAACTTCGATGAATTTCCAGAATCTGATATTCTTAAGCCAACAGTGGCTACAAGAAATCACCCTGAGACTGACTACAAGAACAAAGACTGGGTCTTCATGAATTACACATACAAGCGCTTTGAGGGCCTGACAGCTCGGGGGGCAATACCTTCCTACATGAAAGCAGCTAAATAG